The Euleptes europaea isolate rEulEur1 chromosome 2, rEulEur1.hap1, whole genome shotgun sequence genome has a segment encoding these proteins:
- the GOLT1A gene encoding vesicle transport protein GOT1A produces MIEITELQKIGVGLVGFGAFFLLFGILLYMDSVLLAFGNILFLSGLAVIIGLKRTFGFFFQRQKLKGTSFFLGGILIVLLRWPVLGMLLETYGFITLFRNFFPIAFGFLGSLVNIPFLSKLFQKLGDTSSVV; encoded by the exons ATGATAGAGATCACAGAACTCCAGA AGATTGGTGTGGGACTTGTGGGGTTTGGGgcatttttccttctttttggaATCCTGCTGTACATGGACTCTGTGCTGCTTGCATTTGGAAAT ATCCTGTTCTTGTCTGGTCTGGCCGTTATCATTGGACTAAAGAGGACCTTTGGCTTCTTCTTTCAGAGGCAAAAGCTTAAGGGGACCTCTTTCTTTTTGGGAGGTATACTCATTGTCTTGCTTAGGTGGCCTGTCCTGGGCATGCTACTGGAGACCTATGGCTTCATCACGCTCTTCAG GAACTTCTTCCCAATAGCCTTTGGATTTCTGGGATCATTGGTGAATATCCCATTTTTGAGCAAG TTGTTCCAAAAACTTGGAGACACCAGCTCCGTGGTATAG